One stretch of Arachis hypogaea cultivar Tifrunner chromosome 20, arahy.Tifrunner.gnm2.J5K5, whole genome shotgun sequence DNA includes these proteins:
- the LOC112786588 gene encoding probable pectinesterase 55, whose translation MTGSLKVLNSLKMLQFFVRWWICVFVLLNLGAINGQNYRTVRNKILPFSKIVVDSLGHGNFFTIQSAIDFVPSNNKYWVLINVKAGIYREKVTILSDKPYIILKGSGKMKTWVEWDDHNTTAQSPTFQSNADNIVVKSISFRNTYNNPINTNPRVPAVAAMISGDKSYFYRVGFFGLQDTLWDNHGKHYYKLCTIQGAVDFIFGAGQSLFERCGINVIGRELGEGFIGYITAQGRENPGDSNGFVFNNCNVFGDGSTFLGRPWRPYARVLFYNTSMANIIQPAGWDPWDSSQHENNITFAEYGNFGPGSDTSKRVNWITKLDLETVNMMTSTSFIDSEGWLDLNQRF comes from the exons ATGACAGGTTCTTTGAAG GTGTTGAATTCATTGAAGATGTTGCAATTTTTTGTTCGTTGGTGGATTTGTGTGTTTGTGCTGTTAAATTTAGGAGCTATTAATGGTCAGAATTACCGAACTGTTAGAAACAAAATCCTTCCATTCAGCAAAATTGTTGTGGATTCTTTGGGACATGGCAACTTTTTTACAATTCAATCTGCCATTGATTTTGTCCCTTCCAACAATAAGTATTGGGTTTTAATTAATGTGAAGGCTGGTATTTACAG GGAAAAAGTGACGATTCTAAGTGATAAACCATACATAATATTGAAGGGAAGTGGAAAGATGAAAACGTGGGTTGAATGGGATGACCATAATACAACTGCTCAGAGCCCCACCTTCCAATCCAATGCTGATAATATCGTCGTCAAATCTATCTCTTTTAGG AATACATATAACAATCCAATAAATACGAACCCCAGAGTTCCTGCAGTAGCTGCAATGATAAGCGGAGACAAGTCTTACTTTTATAGAGTTGGATTCTTCGGATTGCAAGATACTTTGTGGGATAATCATGGAAAACATTATTATAAACTTTGTACTATTCAAGGTGCCGTTGATTTTATCTTCGGTGCTGGCCAGTCATTGTTTGAG AGGTGTGGCATAAATGTAATTGGAAGGGAATTAGGAGAAGGATTTATAGGATATATAACAGCGCAAGGGAGAGAAAATCCAGGAGATTCAAATGGGTTTGTGTTCAATAATTGTAATGTATTTGGAGATGGTTCTACTTTTTTGGGAAGACCCTGGAGACCTTATGCCAGAGTTCTTTTCTACAATACAAGTATGGCCAACATTATTCAACCCGCTGGTTGGGATCCATGGGATTCCTCTCAACATGA gaatAACATTACGTTTGCAGAGTATGGCAATTTTGGACCAGGTTCTGATACCTCCAAACGAGTTAATTGGATTACAAAATTGGATTTAGAGACGGTTAATATGATGACAAGTACGAGTTTCATAGACTCTGAAGGATGGCTTGATCTCAACCAACGGTtttaa